One Halobaculum sp. CBA1158 DNA segment encodes these proteins:
- a CDS encoding DUF5799 family protein produces MSDWTDAIVGERMAVDREFTDRLRDSRFSNQEWGLIMTATEFEIENADDPDSARIVADTEKLPQIIPELENISKQMGAMSGQEDSSGPLGGIVSDITDTLFGGGGGGADREKLEAAEQLTQEYAEQLQRHLEQKDRFEQVRMAYQE; encoded by the coding sequence ATGAGCGACTGGACGGACGCGATCGTGGGCGAGCGGATGGCCGTCGACCGCGAGTTCACCGATCGGCTCCGCGACTCGCGCTTCTCGAACCAGGAGTGGGGACTGATCATGACGGCCACGGAGTTCGAGATCGAGAACGCCGACGACCCCGACTCCGCGCGGATCGTCGCCGACACCGAGAAGCTCCCGCAGATCATCCCCGAACTGGAGAACATCTCGAAGCAGATGGGGGCGATGAGCGGCCAGGAGGACTCCTCGGGGCCCCTCGGCGGCATCGTCTCGGACATCACCGACACGCTGTTCGGCGGCGGCGGCGGCGGTGCCGACCGCGAGAAACTGGAGGCCGCCGAGCAGCTCACCCAAGAGTACGCCGAGCAGCTCCAGCGACACCTCGAACAGAAGGACCGGTTCGAGCAGGTCCGGATGGCGTACCAGGAGTAG
- a CDS encoding 3-isopropylmalate dehydratase small subunit, with protein sequence MSDDAPGSAGDDAPETEEAGVPAIRRVAGTGVPLRGDDVDTDQILPARFLKAVTFDDMGEYAFYDQRRDEDGELNDHPFNEYQGANVLAVNDNFGCGSSREHAPQGLMRWGVEAIVGESFAEIFQDNCKSLGIATLAVDHEDAVDLQGFIETNPDAGIEVDVRAETVRYDGTVVEGEVPDAMREALLEGIWDTTAVMATNLDRAKAVNDGLPYTDD encoded by the coding sequence ATGAGCGACGACGCCCCCGGGAGCGCCGGCGACGACGCGCCCGAGACCGAGGAGGCGGGGGTGCCGGCGATCCGCCGAGTCGCGGGGACCGGCGTCCCGCTGCGCGGCGACGACGTCGACACCGACCAGATCCTCCCCGCGCGGTTCCTGAAGGCGGTCACCTTCGACGACATGGGCGAGTACGCCTTCTACGACCAGCGCCGCGACGAGGACGGCGAGTTGAACGACCACCCGTTCAACGAGTATCAGGGCGCGAACGTCCTCGCGGTCAACGACAACTTCGGCTGCGGCTCCTCCCGGGAGCACGCCCCGCAGGGGCTGATGCGCTGGGGCGTCGAGGCCATCGTCGGCGAGTCGTTCGCGGAGATCTTCCAGGACAACTGCAAGTCGCTGGGCATCGCGACGCTCGCGGTCGACCACGAGGACGCCGTCGACCTCCAGGGGTTCATCGAGACGAACCCCGACGCCGGCATCGAGGTCGACGTGCGCGCGGAGACCGTCCGCTACGACGGCACCGTCGTCGAGGGCGAGGTGCCCGACGCGATGCGCGAGGCGCTGCTCGAGGGCATCTGGGACACGACCGCCGTAATGGCGACGAACCTCGATCGCGCGAAGGCCGTCAACGACGGCCTGCCGTACACCGATGACTGA
- the ilvB gene encoding biosynthetic-type acetolactate synthase large subunit, whose protein sequence is MSEPATPDTGGRDDADDADDPDEGADASTAGRTDDERAERAARTDAASREPGTGADAVVSALEAAGVDTAFGVQGGAIMPVYDALVGSSVHHVTMAHEQGAAHAADAYGVVRGDPGVCMATSGPGATNLVTGIADASMDSDAVLALTGQVPSAMVGSDAFQETDTVGVTAPITKHNYFASDSDAVGSTVGEAFALAKTGRPGPTLVDLPKDVSFGDAETPVGEPTPPERTVPDPAADEEQVEAAARAIEEAERPLCLFGGGVIKGDATEEARAFARAHEIPVVTTMPGIGSFPEDDDLCLSWAGMHGTGYANMAITHTDCLIGVGTRFDDRLTGGVDTFAPEAEVVHVDIDPAEISKNVHADYPVVGDAGTVIEQIDAEIRGADAPDTTEWREQYDEWRERYPMDYAVDPDEPVTPEFVVEAFDAATGDDAYVATGVGQHQMWAAQYWTFREPRTFVSSHGLGAMGYGLPAAIGARIAAEDDREVVAFEGDGSFLMTIQELSVAVRETLDITVVVLNNEYIGMVRQWQDAFFEGRHMASEYDWMPEFDTLAEAFGAKGFRIDDYDDVAETVEEALAYDGPSVVDAHIDPEANVYPMVASGAANGRFALAEDQL, encoded by the coding sequence ATGAGCGAGCCAGCAACCCCCGACACCGGCGGACGCGACGACGCCGACGACGCGGACGACCCCGACGAGGGCGCGGACGCGTCGACCGCGGGGCGAACCGACGACGAGCGAGCCGAGCGAGCCGCTCGGACCGACGCCGCGAGTCGCGAGCCCGGGACGGGCGCGGACGCGGTCGTCTCGGCGCTGGAGGCCGCGGGCGTCGACACCGCCTTCGGCGTCCAGGGCGGAGCGATCATGCCCGTGTACGACGCGCTCGTCGGCTCGTCGGTCCACCACGTGACGATGGCCCACGAGCAGGGGGCGGCCCACGCGGCCGACGCCTACGGCGTCGTTCGGGGCGACCCGGGTGTCTGCATGGCCACCTCGGGGCCGGGCGCGACGAACCTCGTCACCGGCATCGCGGACGCGTCGATGGATTCCGACGCCGTGCTGGCGCTGACGGGGCAGGTCCCCTCGGCCATGGTCGGCTCGGACGCCTTCCAGGAAACCGACACCGTCGGCGTCACCGCGCCGATCACGAAGCACAACTACTTCGCGAGCGACTCCGACGCCGTCGGCTCCACGGTCGGCGAGGCGTTCGCGCTCGCGAAGACGGGTCGCCCGGGCCCGACGCTCGTCGACCTCCCGAAGGACGTGAGCTTCGGCGACGCCGAGACCCCGGTGGGCGAGCCGACGCCGCCCGAGCGGACCGTCCCCGACCCGGCCGCCGACGAGGAGCAGGTCGAGGCGGCCGCCCGGGCCATCGAGGAGGCCGAACGGCCGCTGTGCCTGTTCGGCGGCGGCGTGATCAAGGGGGACGCGACCGAGGAGGCGCGGGCGTTCGCACGCGCCCACGAGATTCCGGTCGTGACGACGATGCCCGGGATCGGGTCGTTCCCCGAGGACGACGACCTCTGTCTGTCGTGGGCGGGGATGCACGGCACCGGCTACGCCAACATGGCGATCACGCACACGGACTGCCTCATCGGGGTCGGGACGCGCTTCGACGACCGGCTCACCGGCGGCGTCGACACCTTCGCCCCGGAGGCGGAGGTCGTTCACGTCGACATCGACCCCGCGGAGATATCGAAGAACGTCCACGCGGACTACCCGGTCGTCGGCGACGCCGGGACCGTCATCGAGCAGATCGACGCAGAGATCCGCGGGGCCGACGCCCCCGACACGACTGAGTGGCGCGAGCAGTACGACGAGTGGCGCGAGCGGTACCCGATGGACTACGCCGTCGACCCCGACGAGCCGGTCACCCCCGAGTTCGTCGTCGAGGCGTTCGACGCCGCAACCGGCGACGACGCGTACGTGGCAACCGGCGTCGGCCAACACCAGATGTGGGCCGCCCAGTACTGGACGTTCCGCGAGCCCCGAACGTTCGTCTCCTCGCACGGACTGGGGGCGATGGGGTACGGCCTGCCCGCGGCGATCGGCGCGCGGATCGCCGCCGAGGACGACCGCGAGGTGGTTGCCTTCGAGGGCGACGGCTCGTTCCTGATGACGATCCAGGAGCTGTCGGTCGCCGTCCGCGAGACCCTCGACATCACGGTCGTCGTGCTCAACAATGAGTACATCGGGATGGTCAGGCAATGGCAGGACGCCTTCTTCGAGGGCCGCCACATGGCCTCCGAGTACGACTGGATGCCGGAGTTCGACACGCTCGCGGAGGCGTTCGGGGCGAAGGGCTTCCGGATCGACGACTACGACGACGTCGCCGAGACGGTCGAGGAGGCGCTCGCCTACGACGGCCCGTCGGTCGTCGACGCCCACATCGACCCCGAGGCGAACGTCTACCCGATGGTCGCGAGCGGGGCCGCGAACGGCCGGTTCGCGCTCGCGGAGGACCAGCTGTGA
- the leuC gene encoding 3-isopropylmalate dehydratase large subunit produces MSTGTLYDKVWERHKVADLPNGQDQLFIGLHLVHEVTSPQAFGMLRERDMDVAFPDRTVATTDHIVPTRPEGRERPLADERAEEMLTHLERNTEESGIRFFGLEDDRQGIAHVVGPELGFVQPGMTVVCGDSHTSTHGAFGAIGMGIGTSQIRDVFATGCISADKKDVRRVEVAGELGDGVGAKDVILHVIRELGVDGGVGHVYEYGGEAVHALDMEGRLAVCNMSIEGGARAGYINPDETTYEYLAGREFAPEGDEFEERKEYWESIRSDEDAQYDDWVEVDADDLAPQVSWGTNPEQVVSVDEPVPAPEDTRDPDAAESAQDHTEVTPGETMEGHEVDVAFLGTCTNGRVADFREAARVLKGREVADGVRALAVPGSGTVKRKLEAEGIDQVFKDAGFQWREAGCSMCLAMNDDALEGDEVCASSSNRNYVGRQGSTEGRTHLMSPGMVAAAAVEGAVTDVREFDTPDADLVGDRAGDAVDGAGEDAEVER; encoded by the coding sequence ATGAGCACGGGCACGCTGTACGACAAGGTGTGGGAGCGCCACAAGGTGGCCGACCTGCCGAACGGCCAGGACCAGCTGTTCATCGGCCTCCACCTCGTCCACGAGGTGACGAGCCCCCAGGCGTTCGGCATGCTCCGCGAGCGCGACATGGACGTCGCGTTCCCCGACCGCACGGTCGCAACCACCGACCACATCGTCCCGACGCGGCCGGAGGGTCGCGAGCGTCCCCTCGCCGACGAGCGGGCCGAGGAGATGCTCACGCACCTCGAGCGCAACACCGAGGAGTCAGGGATCCGCTTCTTCGGCCTCGAGGACGACCGCCAGGGCATCGCCCACGTCGTCGGCCCGGAGTTGGGCTTCGTCCAGCCGGGCATGACCGTCGTCTGCGGCGACAGCCACACCTCTACCCACGGCGCGTTCGGCGCGATCGGTATGGGGATCGGTACGAGCCAGATCCGCGACGTGTTCGCCACCGGCTGTATCTCCGCGGACAAGAAGGACGTCCGGCGCGTGGAGGTCGCCGGCGAACTCGGCGACGGCGTCGGCGCGAAGGACGTAATCTTACACGTCATCCGGGAACTCGGCGTCGACGGCGGCGTCGGCCACGTCTACGAGTACGGCGGCGAGGCCGTCCACGCGCTCGACATGGAGGGCCGCCTGGCGGTGTGTAACATGTCCATCGAGGGCGGCGCTCGCGCGGGCTACATCAATCCGGACGAGACCACCTACGAGTACCTCGCGGGGCGCGAGTTCGCCCCAGAGGGCGACGAGTTCGAGGAACGAAAGGAGTACTGGGAGTCGATCCGATCCGACGAGGACGCCCAGTACGACGACTGGGTCGAGGTCGACGCCGACGACCTCGCGCCGCAGGTGTCGTGGGGAACCAACCCCGAGCAGGTCGTCAGCGTCGACGAACCCGTCCCGGCTCCCGAGGACACGCGCGACCCCGACGCCGCCGAGTCCGCACAGGACCACACCGAGGTCACTCCCGGCGAGACGATGGAGGGACACGAGGTCGACGTGGCGTTCCTCGGCACCTGCACGAACGGCCGCGTCGCGGACTTCCGCGAGGCCGCGCGGGTGCTGAAGGGCCGCGAGGTCGCCGACGGCGTTCGCGCCCTCGCCGTCCCCGGTTCGGGCACGGTCAAGCGGAAGCTGGAGGCCGAGGGGATCGATCAGGTGTTCAAAGACGCCGGCTTCCAGTGGCGCGAGGCCGGCTGTTCGATGTGCCTGGCGATGAACGACGACGCGCTGGAGGGCGACGAGGTGTGCGCCTCGTCGTCGAACCGGAACTACGTCGGCCGCCAGGGCTCCACCGAGGGGCGCACGCACCTGATGTCGCCCGGGATGGTCGCCGCCGCGGCCGTCGAGGGCGCGGTGACGGACGTGCGCGAGTTCGACACCCCCGATGCCGACCTTGTCGGCGACCGCGCAGGCGACGCGGTCGACGGCGCGGGCGAGGACGCGGAGGTGGAGCGATGA
- the ilvN gene encoding acetolactate synthase small subunit, with amino-acid sequence MADGGSAHPAEDPAAERARPADGDAPATGLAGPRPDERPHPTGRRDEHGVRKEPDSGTEPTRRATISALVEDEPGVLARSAGLFRRRQFNIESLTVGPTTVEGHSRITLVVEETEAGIEQAKKQLAKLTPVIAVGELSGDAVAAELVLLKVRGQEPDKVHAITSMYDGQTLDAGPRTITVQITGDENQIDDAIDAFDQFGIIEIARTGQTALERGDSPTTPGEEPGHSAGETDDDEFTNYDD; translated from the coding sequence ATCGCGGACGGCGGCTCCGCCCACCCGGCCGAGGATCCCGCTGCCGAGCGCGCTCGTCCGGCCGACGGCGACGCGCCGGCGACGGGGCTCGCCGGCCCGCGACCGGACGAGCGCCCGCACCCGACCGGCCGCCGGGACGAACACGGCGTCCGCAAGGAGCCCGATTCCGGTACCGAGCCGACGCGCCGGGCGACCATCTCCGCGCTCGTCGAGGACGAACCGGGCGTGCTCGCGCGCTCGGCCGGGCTGTTCCGCCGACGGCAGTTCAACATCGAGAGCCTGACGGTCGGCCCGACGACCGTCGAGGGCCACTCGCGGATCACGCTCGTCGTCGAGGAGACCGAGGCGGGCATCGAGCAGGCGAAGAAACAGCTCGCGAAGCTCACGCCCGTCATCGCGGTGGGCGAACTGAGCGGGGACGCCGTCGCCGCCGAGCTGGTGTTGCTGAAGGTCCGGGGACAGGAGCCCGACAAGGTCCACGCGATCACCTCGATGTACGACGGCCAGACGCTCGATGCGGGACCGCGCACGATCACGGTGCAAATAACCGGCGACGAGAACCAGATCGACGACGCGATCGACGCCTTCGACCAGTTCGGCATCATCGAGATCGCACGGACCGGCCAGACCGCGCTGGAACGCGGGGACTCCCCGACGACGCCCGGCGAAGAGCCGGGGCACTCGGCGGGCGAGACCGACGACGACGAGTTCACTAACTACGACGACTGA
- the ilvC gene encoding ketol-acid reductoisomerase, producing the protein MTDSDSTLDTEVYYDDDADRSHIDDKTVAVLGYGSQGHAHAQNLHDSGVDVIVGLREDSSSRAAAESDGLRVETPADAAAEADVVSVLVPDTVQPDVYEAIEPGIEAGDTLQFAHGFNIHYNQIVPKDGVDVTMIAPKSPGHLVRRNYEAGEGTPGLLAVYQDATGEAHEEALAYAHAIGCTRAGVVETTFREETETDLFGEQAVLCGGVTSLVKQGYETLVDAGYSREMAYFECLNELKLIVDLMYEGGLGEMWDSVSDTAEYGGLVKGDAVVDEHARENMEEVLEAVQDGTFAREWIAENQAGRPSYTQLREAEKNHDIEGVGEDLRGLFAWDEDAQSDEEDPEQAEVRADD; encoded by the coding sequence ATGACAGACTCCGATTCCACCCTCGACACCGAGGTATACTACGACGACGACGCCGACCGCTCGCATATCGACGACAAGACCGTGGCCGTGCTCGGCTACGGCAGCCAGGGCCACGCCCACGCGCAGAACCTGCACGACTCGGGCGTCGACGTGATCGTCGGCCTGCGCGAGGACTCCTCCTCGCGCGCGGCCGCCGAGAGCGACGGCCTCCGCGTGGAGACGCCGGCCGACGCCGCCGCCGAGGCGGATGTCGTCTCCGTGCTCGTTCCCGACACCGTCCAGCCGGACGTGTACGAGGCGATCGAGCCGGGGATCGAGGCGGGCGACACGCTGCAGTTCGCCCACGGCTTCAACATCCACTACAACCAGATCGTCCCCAAGGACGGCGTCGACGTGACGATGATCGCGCCGAAGTCTCCCGGTCACCTCGTGCGCCGCAACTACGAGGCCGGCGAGGGGACTCCCGGGCTGCTGGCCGTCTACCAGGACGCGACCGGCGAGGCCCACGAGGAGGCGCTGGCGTACGCCCACGCCATCGGCTGCACCCGCGCGGGCGTCGTCGAGACCACGTTCCGCGAGGAGACCGAGACCGACCTCTTCGGCGAGCAGGCTGTGCTGTGCGGCGGCGTCACCTCGCTCGTGAAGCAGGGGTACGAGACGCTCGTCGACGCCGGATACAGCCGCGAGATGGCGTACTTCGAGTGCCTGAACGAGCTGAAGCTCATCGTCGATCTGATGTACGAGGGCGGGCTCGGCGAGATGTGGGACTCCGTCTCCGACACGGCGGAGTACGGCGGGCTCGTCAAGGGCGACGCGGTCGTCGACGAGCACGCCCGCGAGAACATGGAGGAGGTGCTGGAGGCGGTGCAGGACGGCACCTTCGCCCGCGAGTGGATCGCCGAGAACCAGGCCGGACGCCCCTCCTACACGCAGCTTCGCGAGGCCGAGAAGAACCACGACATCGAGGGCGTCGGCGAGGACCTGCGCGGGCTGTTCGCGTGGGACGAGGACGCCCAGTCGGACGAGGAGGACCCCGAACAGGCCGAGGTACGCGCCGATGACTGA
- a CDS encoding DUF5779 family protein: protein MADFGLDLEDAEEMMESDGTVGDVVLGVLDGETEPEQWVRNIEYGNVLVLAVEGDLNELASGFARQVNEMGGELTHFRGFLVVSPPNVDIDTDRLG, encoded by the coding sequence ATGGCCGATTTCGGGCTCGACCTCGAGGACGCCGAGGAGATGATGGAGTCGGACGGCACCGTGGGGGACGTCGTCCTCGGCGTGCTCGACGGCGAGACGGAGCCCGAGCAGTGGGTTCGCAACATCGAGTACGGAAACGTGCTCGTGTTGGCCGTCGAGGGGGACCTCAACGAACTGGCGAGCGGGTTCGCCCGCCAGGTGAACGAGATGGGCGGCGAGCTCACCCACTTCCGGGGGTTCCTCGTCGTCTCCCCACCGAACGTCGACATCGACACCGACCGACTGGGCTGA
- a CDS encoding isocitrate/isopropylmalate family dehydrogenase, with the protein MTEVPEIAVIEGDGIGHEVVPVAVEVLEAVGDYEFTEAEAGDATLDETGEALPAETYELAASADATLFGAAGESAADVILPLREAVGSFVNIRPARAYPGVDALRPETDLVFLRENTEGVYAGHEDRLTDDVSTLTRVVTESASRRLGEFACEYVHERGTDGFTVAHKANVMRETDGLFRDTVLAEAEAAGVDADTVLMDAFATRVCLDPTQFDVIVCPNLAGDVLSDLAAGLVGGLGLLPSANVGPERGLFEPVHGTAPDIAGDGVANPSATILSAAMLVESLGDDAAGDRIRSAVESVLSEGPRTPDLGGEATTREVADAVLTRV; encoded by the coding sequence ATGACTGAGGTCCCCGAGATCGCGGTGATCGAGGGCGACGGCATCGGCCACGAGGTCGTGCCCGTCGCCGTCGAGGTGCTGGAGGCCGTCGGCGACTACGAGTTCACCGAGGCCGAGGCGGGCGACGCGACGCTCGACGAGACGGGCGAGGCGCTGCCCGCGGAGACGTACGAACTCGCGGCCTCGGCGGACGCGACGCTGTTCGGCGCGGCCGGCGAGTCGGCCGCCGACGTGATCCTCCCGCTGCGGGAGGCCGTCGGCTCGTTCGTCAACATCCGGCCGGCGCGGGCGTACCCCGGCGTCGACGCGCTCCGTCCGGAGACGGACCTGGTCTTCCTCCGGGAGAACACCGAGGGCGTGTACGCCGGCCACGAGGACCGCCTCACCGACGACGTGTCGACGCTGACGCGCGTGGTGACGGAGTCGGCCTCGCGCCGACTCGGAGAGTTCGCCTGCGAGTACGTGCACGAACGCGGGACGGACGGCTTCACCGTGGCACACAAGGCGAACGTGATGCGGGAGACGGACGGCCTGTTCCGCGACACGGTGCTCGCGGAGGCGGAGGCAGCAGGCGTCGACGCCGACACCGTCCTGATGGACGCGTTCGCGACGCGCGTGTGCCTGGACCCGACGCAGTTCGACGTGATCGTCTGCCCGAACCTCGCGGGCGACGTGCTGTCGGACCTGGCGGCGGGGCTCGTGGGCGGACTCGGCCTGCTCCCGTCGGCGAACGTCGGCCCCGAACGCGGCCTGTTCGAACCGGTCCACGGCACGGCACCCGACATCGCCGGCGACGGAGTCGCGAACCCCTCGGCGACGATCCTCTCGGCGGCGATGCTCGTCGAATCGCTGGGCGACGACGCGGCGGGCGACCGGATCCGCTCGGCCGTCGAGAGCGTGCTCTCCGAGGGCCCGCGTACGCCGGATCTCGGTGGCGAGGCGACGACGCGGGAGGTCGCCGACGCTGTGCTCACACGGGTCTGA
- a CDS encoding 2-isopropylmalate synthase → MSATDEFESVRIFDTTLRDGEQSPRTSFDYEEKREIAAALDELGVSVIEAGFPVNSDAEFEAVKDIAESTDTTVCGLARVVEKDIQAAIDSGVGMIHTFVSTSDVQIEDSMHATRQEVKERAVEAVEMATESGAEVMFSPMDATRTEESFLVEVIEAVDEVGVDWINIPDTCGVATPRRFGDLIEVVAEHTDAGIDVHTHDDFGLAGANALAGVEAGADQMQVSVNGIGERAGNAALEEVVMAAESLYDADTGIDTTRITEVSRMVEQASDIPVPPNKPVVGRNAFSHESGIHAAGVIENSDTFEPGVMTPEMVGATRELVMGKHTGTHSVRERLVEDGFDPTESEVRAVTRRVKDHGAEGRVTMSDVRRFAAEEGVAEADSDEDEREREARV, encoded by the coding sequence CTGAGTGCAACTGACGAGTTCGAATCTGTCCGTATCTTCGACACGACGCTTCGCGACGGCGAGCAGTCGCCGCGCACGTCGTTCGATTACGAGGAGAAACGAGAGATAGCCGCGGCCCTCGACGAGCTGGGCGTCTCCGTCATCGAGGCGGGGTTCCCGGTCAACTCCGACGCCGAGTTCGAGGCCGTCAAAGACATCGCGGAGTCGACCGACACGACCGTCTGCGGGCTCGCCCGCGTGGTCGAGAAGGACATCCAGGCCGCCATCGACTCGGGGGTCGGGATGATCCACACGTTCGTCTCCACGAGCGACGTGCAGATCGAGGACTCGATGCACGCGACCCGCCAGGAGGTCAAAGAGCGGGCCGTCGAGGCCGTCGAGATGGCCACGGAGTCGGGTGCGGAGGTCATGTTCTCGCCGATGGACGCCACCCGCACCGAGGAGTCGTTCCTCGTCGAGGTGATCGAGGCCGTCGACGAGGTCGGTGTCGACTGGATCAACATCCCCGACACCTGCGGGGTCGCAACCCCGCGTCGCTTCGGCGACCTGATCGAGGTGGTGGCCGAGCACACCGACGCCGGCATCGACGTGCACACCCACGACGACTTCGGGCTGGCCGGCGCGAACGCGCTGGCCGGCGTCGAGGCCGGGGCCGACCAGATGCAGGTGTCGGTCAACGGCATCGGCGAGCGCGCCGGCAACGCCGCCCTCGAGGAGGTCGTCATGGCCGCCGAGTCGCTGTACGACGCCGACACCGGCATCGACACGACACGGATCACCGAGGTGTCGCGCATGGTCGAGCAGGCCAGCGACATCCCGGTGCCGCCGAACAAGCCCGTGGTCGGGCGCAACGCCTTCAGCCACGAGTCCGGCATCCACGCCGCCGGCGTCATCGAGAACAGCGACACCTTCGAGCCGGGGGTCATGACCCCCGAGATGGTCGGCGCGACCCGCGAGCTGGTGATGGGCAAACACACCGGCACCCACTCGGTGCGCGAGCGGCTGGTCGAGGACGGCTTCGACCCGACCGAGTCCGAGGTCCGCGCGGTCACCCGCCGGGTGAAGGACCACGGCGCGGAGGGCCGCGTCACGATGTCGGACGTCCGCCGGTTCGCCGCCGAGGAGGGCGTCGCGGAGGCCGACTCCGACGAGGACGAGCGCGAGCGGGAGGCGCGCGTCTGA
- a CDS encoding S8 family peptidase — MTDDIERGDMMRRGFLKLTGAAAGAAATGGVASARSGRNPGPKDEEVLVGVSASEADIGSTVANYVPGNAEVVHANETLSYVAVKFPASAADAARENFIEAITKKEWIKYAEANATYETQYSPSDPQFGSQYAPQQVNADDAWDTTLGDSAVTVAVVDTGAQYDHPDLAANYASDPGSDFADGDDDPYPDAPSDEYHGTHVSGCAAAVVDNGTGVAGQSNSTLINGRALDETGSGSTADIADAVQWAADQGADVINLSLGGGGYTDTMKNAVSYADSNGALVAAAAGNSGTSSVSYPAAYAECLAVSAVDSNEQLASFSQYGEGVELCAPGVNVLSTTTEARGGYEELSGTSMATPVVSGVAGLALAQWSSLSNNELRSHLKGTAADIGLSSQEQGSGQVDALAAVTTDPSDGGGGGGGGDDGGDDGGDGGGDTTSGSVDGSLSGYWDYDDYSWLWNYDSPSQVVVELDGPADADFDLYVNTGTTSDASPGEYDYRSITTDSQERITIDDPDDSTAMQVDVDSYSGSGSYTLTITEYQ, encoded by the coding sequence ATGACAGACGATATCGAACGTGGCGACATGATGCGTCGTGGGTTCCTGAAGCTGACCGGCGCAGCCGCGGGGGCGGCCGCGACGGGCGGGGTCGCGTCCGCGCGATCCGGACGGAACCCCGGACCGAAAGACGAGGAGGTCCTCGTCGGCGTCTCCGCCAGCGAGGCGGACATCGGGTCGACGGTCGCGAACTACGTGCCCGGGAACGCGGAGGTCGTCCACGCGAACGAGACGCTGAGCTACGTCGCTGTGAAGTTCCCGGCGTCGGCGGCCGACGCGGCCCGAGAGAACTTCATCGAGGCGATCACGAAGAAGGAGTGGATCAAGTACGCGGAGGCGAACGCCACCTACGAGACGCAGTACTCCCCGAGCGATCCGCAGTTCGGCAGTCAGTACGCGCCCCAACAGGTGAACGCCGACGACGCGTGGGACACCACCCTCGGCGACTCCGCGGTCACGGTCGCCGTCGTCGACACCGGGGCGCAGTACGATCACCCGGACCTGGCGGCCAACTACGCCTCGGATCCCGGCTCCGACTTCGCCGACGGCGACGACGACCCGTACCCGGACGCCCCGAGCGACGAGTACCACGGCACGCACGTCTCCGGGTGTGCGGCCGCGGTCGTCGACAACGGCACCGGCGTCGCCGGACAGTCGAACTCCACGCTGATCAACGGCCGCGCGCTCGACGAGACGGGGTCGGGATCGACGGCGGACATCGCCGACGCCGTCCAATGGGCGGCCGACCAGGGCGCGGACGTGATCAACCTCAGCCTCGGTGGCGGCGGCTACACGGACACGATGAAGAACGCCGTGAGCTACGCCGACAGCAACGGCGCGCTCGTCGCCGCCGCCGCCGGCAACAGTGGCACCTCGTCGGTGAGCTACCCGGCGGCGTACGCCGAGTGCCTCGCCGTCTCGGCGGTCGACTCGAACGAACAGCTCGCGTCGTTCTCGCAGTACGGCGAGGGCGTCGAGCTGTGTGCGCCGGGCGTGAACGTCCTCTCGACGACGACGGAGGCCCGCGGCGGCTACGAGGAGCTGTCGGGCACGTCGATGGCGACGCCGGTCGTCTCCGGAGTCGCCGGTCTCGCGCTCGCGCAGTGGTCGAGCCTCTCGAACAACGAACTCCGCTCGCACCTCAAAGGGACCGCCGCCGACATCGGCCTCTCGAGCCAGGAGCAGGGCTCCGGACAGGTCGACGCGCTCGCGGCCGTCACGACCGATCCCTCCGACGGCGGCGGGGGTGGAGGCGGCGGTGACGACGGCGGCGACGACGGGGGAGACGGCGGTGGCGACACCACCTCCGGCAGCGTCGACGGCTCGCTGTCGGGCTACTGGGACTACGACGACTACTCGTGGTTGTGGAACTACGACTCGCCCAGTCAGGTGGTCGTCGAACTCGACGGACCGGCGGACGCGGACTTCGACCTCTACGTCAACACCGGCACCACGAGCGACGCCTCGCCGGGCGAGTACGACTACCGCTCGATCACGACCGACAGCCAGGAGCGCATCACGATCGACGACCCGGACGACTCCACGGCCATGCAGGTCGACGTCGACTCCTACTCCGGGTCGGGGAGCTACACCCTCACGATCACCGAGTACCAGTAG